In one Lolium rigidum isolate FL_2022 chromosome 3, APGP_CSIRO_Lrig_0.1, whole genome shotgun sequence genomic region, the following are encoded:
- the LOC124700193 gene encoding pinin-like — protein sequence MAAASEKTAEDIRRELQELQRQHREISERLRDPRGLRRGAPPTGPGGPRPLRGFQRPAPEPVDQPEPKRRLLSAVVKVDSAEAKEDDANSAAAAEGRENGGSVAAEGAERRGAGNGGFRRDGTQWISRRELDKALPEPLPRQFPKDDDQSLVRRNRRMLGKLLVGTLEKFQQEDKKLSNSEAFMRRSEAQQKADQKAREDSERLRQQEREQAAEKRRRDMTLRARVAAKAEEKRLELLYLQWTEHHKKLSNFLRTKAEPAIYYMPTKPLSDDPAIVEQTKEKTFEEWKSVRRAELNQFQKQVEEHYMSNVEKQLERIQNARNARKGNVPANMQEMDKELDTHRAEHGPKARRIPDGDNDEDEDVDDMAVEDYLMDEVLGVSEDPTKPSEETTDVAPVPDEAQ from the exons ATGGCCGCCGCGTCGGAGAAGACGGCCGAGGACATCCGCCGCGAGCTCCAAGAGCTCCAGCGCCAGCACCGCGAG ATCAGCGAGCGCCTGCGCGACCCCCGCGGCCTGCGACGCGGCGCTCCCCCCACCGGCCCCGGCGGCCCCCGCCCGCTCCGCGGCTTCCAGAGACCC GCTCCGGAACCAGTGGACCAGCCTGAGCCGAAGCGCCGCCTTCTATCTGCCGTGGTTAAA GTGGACAGCGCTGAAGCTAAGGAGGACGATGCGAACagtgcagcggcggcggaggggcgagAGAATGGAGGTTCGGTTGCTGCTGAAGGTGCTGAGAGGAGGGGAGCCGGTAATGGTGGGTtcaggagggatgggacccagtgGATTTCAAGGAGG GAGCTTGATAAGGCGCTGCCGGAGCCTCTCCCCAGGCAGTTTCCCAAGGATGACGACCAGAGCTTGGTCAGGAGGAACAGGAGAATGCTAGGGAAGCTCCTTGTTGGCACGCTAGAG AAATTTCAGCAAGAGGACAAAAAATTGTCCAACTCAGAGGCTTTTATGCGTCGATCAGAGGCTCAGCAGAAG GCTGATCAAAAGGCCCGCGAGGACAGCGAAAGATTGCGACAGCAAGAGCGGGAGCAAGCAGCAGAGAAGCGTAGGCGCGATATG ACACTTCGTGCTCGAGTAGCTGCTAAGGCAGAAGAGAAGAGGTTGGAGCTGTTGTACCTACAGTGGACTGAGCATCACAAAAAGCTGTCCAATTTCTTAAG GACAAAAGCTGAACCAGCTATTTATTACATGCCAACCAAACCACTAAGTGATGATCCAGCTATTGTTGAGCAGACCAAGGAAAAG ACATTCGAAGAATGGAAGTCTGTACGTAGGGCTGAGCTGAACCAGTTTCAGAAGCAAGTTGAGGAGCACTATATGTCTAACGTCGAGAAGCAGTTGGAAAGAATTCAGAATGCCCGGAATGCTCGGAAGGGGAACGTCCCTGCTAACATGCAGGAAATGGATAAGGAGCTGGACACACACAGGGCAGAGCATGGTCCAAAGGCTCGGCGGATCCCTGACGGTGACaacgatgaggatgaagatgtgGACGACATGGCCGTGGAAGATTACCTGATGGATGAAGTCCTTGGCGTCAGCGAGGACCCAACCAAGCCGTCTGAAGAGACTACTGATGTTGCTCCTGTACCTGACGAAGCACAGTAG
- the LOC124703975 gene encoding phosphatidylinositol 4-phosphate 5-kinase 1-like has protein sequence MASAETSNEDTHRGDTLPNGDVYVGNFDGLVPHGMGKYMWTDGALYDGEWDKSKMTGRGIIQWPSGASYEGDFRGGFIDGTGTFKGVDGSVYKGSWRMNKKQGMGTMVYSNSDTYEGLWNEGLPDGYGKYTWAAGNIYIGNWKSGNMNGRGVMQWIHGDTLDCNWLNGFAHGKGYCKYASGACYIGTWDRGVKDGHGIFYQPGSKIPCNLEVSECATNNDGTSASSSSNVKAKIGLLFILQNMCNKRGLRRFFHRPKRISNGTTPIFYDDSRNHLSQDLCNKSLSSNERLRDCDVHKDLVYEREYVQGVLILEQPKGKDSGMLDSGETQENTWQKQERGPMETIYKGHRSYFLMLNLQLGIRYTVGKITPVPLREVRSNDFGPRARIRMYFPCEGSQYTPPHCSVNFFWKDYCPMVFRNLREMFHIDAADYMMSICGGDSLKELSSPGKSGSIFYLSQDERFVIKTLRKSELKILLKMLPKYYNHVKAYDNTLITKFFGVHRITLKAGKKVRFVVMGNMFCTELRIHRKYDLKGSTQGRSTKKQKINENTTLKDLDLSHAFHVDRPWREALFRQIALDSMFLESQSIIDYSMLLGIHFRAPQHLKAVMPHQNTLESSGISSATDCTIPPQSEDTSSSKRFLLVAHEPGTTVGGSHIRGSMVRASEGGYEEVDLVLPGTGRFRVQLGVNMPAQARKLLESTDPIEEYDVVLYLGIIDILQEYNMSKRVEHAVKSLKFDPLSISSVDPNLYSKRFVSFLERVFPEQD, from the exons ATGGCCAGTGCAGAGACAAGCAATGAGGACACCCACAG GGGTGATACCCTTCCAAATGGAGACGTCTATGTGGGCAACTTCGATGGGTTAGTTCCTCACGGAATGGGGAAGTATATGTGGACAGATGGAGCCCTTTATGATGGCGAGTGGGATAAAAGCAAAATGACTGGGAGAGGAATAATCCAGTGGCCTTCAGGCGCATCCTATGAAGGCGACTTCCGTGGAGGTTTCATCGACGGAACAGGCACTTTCAAGGGAGTTGACGGCTCGGTTTACAAAGGTTCTTGGAGGATGAACAAAAAGCAGGGAATGGGGACAATGGTTTATTCTAACTCTGACACTTATGAAGGCTTGTGGAATGAGGGTTTACCGGACGGATATGGTAAATATACGTGGGCTGCTGGTAACATCTACATTGGAAACTGGAAATCAGGTAACATGAACGGCAGAGGCGTAATGCAATGGATACATGGTGATACTCTTGACTGTAATTGGCTCAATGGGTTTGCTCATGGGAAAGGTTACTGCAAATACGCATCAGGAGCATGTTACATTGGTACATGGGATAGGGGAGTCAAGGATGGCCATGGCATATTTTATCAACCAGGAAGTAAAATACCCTGTAACCTTGAAGTTTCTGAATGCGCAACAAATAATGATGGTACAAGTGCTTCAAGTTCAAGTAATGTGAAGGCCAAAATTGGACTATTATTTATATTGCAAAATATGTGCAACAAACGGGGACTACGTAGGTTCTTTCATCGTCCCAAGCGCATTTCCAACGGTACAACACCGATTTTTTATGATGATTCCCGAAACCACTTATCACAAGATTTGTGCAATAAATCCTTGTCAAGTAATGAGCGTTTACGAGACTGTGATGTTCATAAGGATCTGGTCTATGAACGGGAATATGTACAAGGAGTGCTTATCTTGGAACAACCAAAAGGCAAAGATTCAGGAATGTTGGACAGTGGTGAAACACAGGAGAATACATGGCAAAAACAAGAGAGAGGACCAATGGAGACTATTTACAAGGGCCACAGGAGCTATTTTCTAATGCTCAATTTGCAACTTGGCATTAG GTATACCGTGGGTAAAATCACCCCTGTACCTTTGCGCGAAGTTCGTTCAAATGATTTTGGACCTAGGGCCCGGATAAGAATGTACTTCCCTTGTGAGGGCTCGCAGTATACACCTCCACACTGCTCTGTCAATTTCTTTTGGAAAGACTATTGTCCTATGGTCTTCCG GAATCTTCGGGAAATGTTTCATATTGATGCTGCAGATTACATGATGTCTATATGTGGGGGTGATAGTCTAAAGGAGCTTTCTTCACCTGGCAAAAGTGGAAGTATTTTCTATCTTTCCCAGGACGAACGATTTGTCATAAAAACATTGAGAAAAAGTGAACTGAAG ATACTGTTGAAGATGCTCCCAAAATATTACAATCATGTCAAAGCTTATGATAATACTCTCATCACGAAATTTTTTGGCGTGCACAGGATTACTCTGAAAGCTGGAAAAAAG GTCCGTTTTGTCGTGATGGGAAATATGTTCTGTACTGAGCTGCGAATTCATCGTAAGTACGACTTAAAGGGCTCTACACAGGGCCGatcaacaaaaaaacaaaaaattaacGAGAACACAACATTAAAGGATCTTGACCTATCACATGCTTTTCATGTTGACAGACCATGGAGGGAGGCGCTTTTCAG GCAGATAGCTCTTGATTCTATGTTCCTGGAATCTCAATCCATTATCGACTATAGCATGCTATTGGGAATCCATTTCAGAGCTCCCCAGCACTTGAAGGCTGTCATGCCCCATCAGAACACCCTTGAAAGCAGCGGAATTTCATCTGCTACTGATT GTACCATTCCACCCCAGTCTGAGGATACAAGTTCTTCAAAAAGATTTCTACTAGTCGCTCATGAACCAGGTACGACAGTAGGTGGTTCCCACATTAGAGGAAGCATGGTCAGAGCATCAGAAGGTGGTTACGAGGAAGTCGATCTTGTTTTGCCAGGCACCGGAAG GTTCCGCGTGCAGTTAGGGGTGAACATGCCAGCTCAAGCTCGGAAATTGCTGGAGAGCACGGACCCAATTGAGGAGTATGATGTTGTGCTTTACCTCGGTATCATAGACATATTACAGGAGTACAACATGTCCAAAAGAGTAGAACATGCAGTCAAATCGCTTAAGTTCGATCCTCTTTCAATATCATCTGTTGATCCGAATCTGTATTCGAAACGATTCGTAAGTTTCTTGGAGAGGGTTTTCCCTGAGCAGGACTAA